The genomic interval CAGAAAATGTTGGAAATGCTCCTCAATCCGGATTATCTTCGCCATCGGGTGTAGGTCTCCTTTCCAGGAACGGCTTCGCTTGCTAGGCAAAGCCAACTTACACCCTCTCGCTTTTTACACAATCAACGTTACGTCACCCGCCGTACCGGCGAACTTGACAGAGAGACGACGTGCACATAAACTGCGACACGATGATTTCGACTTCCCAGAACTCTTTCATCAGCACCATCGCCATTAGCACCATGGCGATGAGCATGCGGCTGACCACAGCCGCCATGCAGAGTTCTGGCGAGGTTAAGAGCTGAAGCAGTCCTCTTAATTCAAAGGTTTCCCGAAACCCACTCGCCAACCGCGAGTGGGTTTTTCGTTTTGCGGAGATTCGCCAACGATGAAACGGTTTTGACTTTGGCCAACGACCAACGACCAACGAAGAGGCGTTATGACAGTCCATTACCAGCTGACGTGCCGTGAATGCGGCAAGACATGGGGCAACCAGCCCGCGTCCATCTGCGAAGCGTGCTTTTCGCCGCTCGAGATCAACTACGACCTTGACTTTGTGCGCCGCGAGCTGACGCGCGAGCGCATCGCGTCGCGCCCGCCCACGCTGTGGCGCTATGCTGAGCTGTTGCCACTGCCGCCAGGATACGAGCCGCCGCTGCCAACCGGTTTCACGCCGCTGGTCGCTGCGTCGCGGCTGGGGAAAACGTTGGGCAGCACGAACCTTTATGTGAAAAACGACGCCGTCTGTTTCCCGACGCTCAGCTTTAAGGACCGCGTGGTGGCCGTCGCCCTGGCGCAGGCTCGCCGTTTTGGATTCGATGCCGTCGGCTGCTCTTCGACGGGAAACCTTGCCAACGCGGTTGCCGCGCAGGCTCGCCGCCAGGGACTCGATGCCTGGCTTTTCATTCCCGCTGACCTGGAGGCCGCGAAGGTCCTCAACTCGCAGGTGTACGGCGCGCACGTGGTACGCATCGCCGGCAACTACGACCAGGTGAACCGGCTGTGCTCGCAGATTGCCGACGAGCGCCGCTGGGGCTTCGTGAACGTGAATCTGCGTCCGTACTACGCCGAGGGCTCGAAGACGGTGGGATTCGAGATTGCTGAGCAGCTTGGCTGGCGCTTGCCCGACAACGTCGTGGTTCCCATGGCCGGCGGCGCGCTCATCAGCCGCATCGCGAAGGCATTCCGTGAACTGGTCGCGGTGGGCCTCGTGGAACCGAAGCCGGTGAAGTTCTTCGGTGCGCAGGCGACGGGCTGCTCGCCCATCACCACCGCCGTGAAGGCCGGCGCGAAAGACATCGAGCCGCAGAAGCCGGCGACGATCGCCCGCTCGCTGGCCATCGGCAATCCTGCCGACGGACACGAAGCCATCGAGGTGATGACCGCGAGCGGCGGCTGGGGAGAAGACGCCGGCGACGCCGAAGTCGTCGCGGGAATCCAGTTGCTGGCGGAAACCGAAGGCATCTTCACCGAGACGGCCGGCGGCGTCACCGTGGGCGCCGCGCGCAAGCTGTTCGAGCAGGGACGCATCGCCGCGGATGAGCTCACCGTGCTGTGCATCACCGGCAACGGGTTGAAGACCACCGACGTGCTCACCGGCCGGTACGAGCTGGCCGAGCCGATCGCGCCGCGCCTGGCGGAGTTCGAGAAGGTTGCCGGCCCACCGCTTGCGGCTGAACTGGCCACGGCAGGAGGTGCGCGATGAGCATTGTCGTGCAGATTCCCACGGCGCTGCGGCGTCACACCGCCGGACAAGCGAAGGTCGTGGTGCCTGCGGCGAACAATTTGCCTGAGCTGCTCGATTTTCTGGGCGGCACGTTTCCCGACCTGAAGCCGCATCTGCGCGACGAGTCGGGCCAGGTGCGCCGCTTCCTCAACTTCTACGTCAACGACGAAGACATCCGCTTTCTCGGTAATTCCACTTATCGCTTCCAGGACGGCGACGAGGTCATGATCATCCCGTCGATCGCCGGAGGCAGCAGGGCAGGAGACCCATGGGCCTGATCGTGATGAAGTTTGGAGGAACGTCGGTCGGCGCGGCGGAGCGCATTCGCCAGTCGGCCGAGCTGGTGCGCGAAGCCGCGCGCGAA from Terriglobales bacterium carries:
- the thrC gene encoding threonine synthase, producing the protein MTVHYQLTCRECGKTWGNQPASICEACFSPLEINYDLDFVRRELTRERIASRPPTLWRYAELLPLPPGYEPPLPTGFTPLVAASRLGKTLGSTNLYVKNDAVCFPTLSFKDRVVAVALAQARRFGFDAVGCSSTGNLANAVAAQARRQGLDAWLFIPADLEAAKVLNSQVYGAHVVRIAGNYDQVNRLCSQIADERRWGFVNVNLRPYYAEGSKTVGFEIAEQLGWRLPDNVVVPMAGGALISRIAKAFRELVAVGLVEPKPVKFFGAQATGCSPITTAVKAGAKDIEPQKPATIARSLAIGNPADGHEAIEVMTASGGWGEDAGDAEVVAGIQLLAETEGIFTETAGGVTVGAARKLFEQGRIAADELTVLCITGNGLKTTDVLTGRYELAEPIAPRLAEFEKVAGPPLAAELATAGGAR
- a CDS encoding MoaD/ThiS family protein is translated as MSIVVQIPTALRRHTAGQAKVVVPAANNLPELLDFLGGTFPDLKPHLRDESGQVRRFLNFYVNDEDIRFLGNSTYRFQDGDEVMIIPSIAGGSRAGDPWA